Proteins encoded by one window of Vitis vinifera cultivar Pinot Noir 40024 chromosome 10, ASM3070453v1:
- the LOC100260025 gene encoding trihelix transcription factor ENAP1 isoform X1: MGDLTDSLPPSTAPQRSAPFREDCWSEDATSTLVDAWGRRYIELNRGNLRQKDWQEVADAVNARHGHVKKARRTDVQCKNRIDTIKKKYKIEKARVTTSNGALTSSWPFFSRLDALIGPTLSAKKPSSASPPLALPLPYWKTPSPAAPSASVGALPQKRPMPAVDDSYFRRNYSAVAAAAAAEAVDEDEDEEEEEEESRWSAERSGDVDGMRQLARAIERFGEIYEKVEAEKQKQMFELEKQRMQFAKDVEFQRMKMFMDTQVQLEKIKRAKRSGLNDSEAVNNFSLLYNSGGLTPWWLHKL; the protein is encoded by the exons ATGGGTGACCTCACCGATTCTCTCCCCCCCTCCACCGCCCCTCAGCGTTCAGCCCCCTTTCGCGAGGATTGCTGGAGCGAGGACGCCACTTCCACTCTTGTCGACGCCTGGGGCCGCCGTTACATAGAACTCAATCGCGGTAACCTCCGTCAGAAGGACTGGCAGGAGGTGGCTGATGCCGTTAACGCACGTCATGGCCATGTGAAGAAGGCTCGCCGGACGGATGTTCAATGCAAGAACCGTATCGACACCATTAAGAAAAAGTACAAGATCGAGAAAGCTAGGGTTACCACTTCCAATGGAGCCCTAACCAGTTCCTGGCCTTTCTTTTCCCGCTTGGATGCCCTAATCGGACCCACCTTGTCCGCAAAGAAGCCTTCCTCGGCTTCTCCGCCATTAGCCCTTCCTTTGCCCTACTGGAAGACGCCTTCTCCGGCAGCCCCATCGGCGTCCGTTGGGGCTCTGCCGCAGAAACGCCCGATGCCGGCTGTTGATGATTCGTATTTTCGCCGCAACTATTCGGCCGTTGCAGCGGCGGCAGCGGCAGAGGCAGTGGACGAGGACGAGGACgaggaagaggaggaagaagagtCGAGGTGGAGCGCTGAGCGCAGCGGGGACGTAGATGGGATGAGGCAGTTGGCGCGGGCAATAGAGAGGTTTGGGGAAATATATGAGAAAGTGGAGGCAGAGAAGCAGAAGCAGATGTTTGAATTGGAGAAGCAGCGAATGCAGTTTGCGAAGGATGTGGAGTTTCAGAGGATGAAGATGTTCATGGACACCCAGGTTCAGCTTGAGAAGATCAAGCGAGCCAAGAGGTCGGGTTTGAATG ATTCTGAAGCTGTGAACAACTTCAGTCTTCTCTACAATTCTGGAGGCCTTACTCCTTGGTGGCTTCATAAGCTGTGA
- the LOC100260025 gene encoding trihelix transcription factor ENAP1 isoform X4, translated as MGDLTDSLPPSTAPQRSAPFREDCWSEDATSTLVDAWGRRYIELNRGNLRQKDWQEVADAVNARHGHVKKARRTDVQCKNRIDTIKKKYKIEKARVTTSNGALTSSWPFFSRLDALIGPTLSAKKPSSASPPLALPLPYWKTPSPAAPSASVGALPQKRPMPAVDDSYFRRNYSAVAAAAAAEAVDEDEDEEEEEEESRWSAERSGDVDGMRQLARAIERFGEIYEKVEAEKQKQMFELEKQRMQFAKDVEFQRMKMFMDTQVQLEKIKRAKRSGLNDIYS; from the exons ATGGGTGACCTCACCGATTCTCTCCCCCCCTCCACCGCCCCTCAGCGTTCAGCCCCCTTTCGCGAGGATTGCTGGAGCGAGGACGCCACTTCCACTCTTGTCGACGCCTGGGGCCGCCGTTACATAGAACTCAATCGCGGTAACCTCCGTCAGAAGGACTGGCAGGAGGTGGCTGATGCCGTTAACGCACGTCATGGCCATGTGAAGAAGGCTCGCCGGACGGATGTTCAATGCAAGAACCGTATCGACACCATTAAGAAAAAGTACAAGATCGAGAAAGCTAGGGTTACCACTTCCAATGGAGCCCTAACCAGTTCCTGGCCTTTCTTTTCCCGCTTGGATGCCCTAATCGGACCCACCTTGTCCGCAAAGAAGCCTTCCTCGGCTTCTCCGCCATTAGCCCTTCCTTTGCCCTACTGGAAGACGCCTTCTCCGGCAGCCCCATCGGCGTCCGTTGGGGCTCTGCCGCAGAAACGCCCGATGCCGGCTGTTGATGATTCGTATTTTCGCCGCAACTATTCGGCCGTTGCAGCGGCGGCAGCGGCAGAGGCAGTGGACGAGGACGAGGACgaggaagaggaggaagaagagtCGAGGTGGAGCGCTGAGCGCAGCGGGGACGTAGATGGGATGAGGCAGTTGGCGCGGGCAATAGAGAGGTTTGGGGAAATATATGAGAAAGTGGAGGCAGAGAAGCAGAAGCAGATGTTTGAATTGGAGAAGCAGCGAATGCAGTTTGCGAAGGATGTGGAGTTTCAGAGGATGAAGATGTTCATGGACACCCAGGTTCAGCTTGAGAAGATCAAGCGAGCCAAGAGGTCGGGTTTGAATG ACATTTATAGCTAG
- the LOC100260025 gene encoding trihelix transcription factor ENAP1 isoform X3, with product MGDLTDSLPPSTAPQRSAPFREDCWSEDATSTLVDAWGRRYIELNRGNLRQKDWQEVADAVNARHGHVKKARRTDVQCKNRIDTIKKKYKIEKARVTTSNGALTSSWPFFSRLDALIGPTLSAKKPSSASPPLALPLPYWKTPSPAAPSASVGALPQKRPMPAVDDSYFRRNYSAVAAAAAAEAVDEDEDEEEEEEESRWSAERSGDVDGMRQLARAIERFGEIYEKVEAEKQKQMFELEKQRMQFAKDVEFQRMKMFMDTQVQLEKIKRAKRSGLNDLLFLFTDIYS from the exons ATGGGTGACCTCACCGATTCTCTCCCCCCCTCCACCGCCCCTCAGCGTTCAGCCCCCTTTCGCGAGGATTGCTGGAGCGAGGACGCCACTTCCACTCTTGTCGACGCCTGGGGCCGCCGTTACATAGAACTCAATCGCGGTAACCTCCGTCAGAAGGACTGGCAGGAGGTGGCTGATGCCGTTAACGCACGTCATGGCCATGTGAAGAAGGCTCGCCGGACGGATGTTCAATGCAAGAACCGTATCGACACCATTAAGAAAAAGTACAAGATCGAGAAAGCTAGGGTTACCACTTCCAATGGAGCCCTAACCAGTTCCTGGCCTTTCTTTTCCCGCTTGGATGCCCTAATCGGACCCACCTTGTCCGCAAAGAAGCCTTCCTCGGCTTCTCCGCCATTAGCCCTTCCTTTGCCCTACTGGAAGACGCCTTCTCCGGCAGCCCCATCGGCGTCCGTTGGGGCTCTGCCGCAGAAACGCCCGATGCCGGCTGTTGATGATTCGTATTTTCGCCGCAACTATTCGGCCGTTGCAGCGGCGGCAGCGGCAGAGGCAGTGGACGAGGACGAGGACgaggaagaggaggaagaagagtCGAGGTGGAGCGCTGAGCGCAGCGGGGACGTAGATGGGATGAGGCAGTTGGCGCGGGCAATAGAGAGGTTTGGGGAAATATATGAGAAAGTGGAGGCAGAGAAGCAGAAGCAGATGTTTGAATTGGAGAAGCAGCGAATGCAGTTTGCGAAGGATGTGGAGTTTCAGAGGATGAAGATGTTCATGGACACCCAGGTTCAGCTTGAGAAGATCAAGCGAGCCAAGAGGTCGGGTTTGAATG ATTTGTTGTTCCTTTTTACAGACATTTATAGCTAG
- the LOC100265230 gene encoding uncharacterized protein LOC100265230 — MRVAEREGAMKNTIRCCISCILPCGALDVVRIVHSNGHVEEISGTITASEIMKAHPKHVLKKPSSSSEEGVVPKIVVVPPDAELQRGKIYFLMPIPPPPEKTRSRSSTRKKRRDSESNNTNTHHHHSNTANNTISMTNLLISDRYLSEILSEKISTQRDRRRGRVGVWRPHLESISETPSDL; from the coding sequence aTGAGAGTTGCAGAGAGAGAAGGAGCCATGAAGAACACCATCAGGTGCTGCATCTCTTGCATTCTTCCATGCGGCGCCCTCGACGTTGTTCGCATAGTACACTCCAATGGCCATGTTGAAGAAATCAGTGGCACCATTACAGCCAGCGAGATCATGAAAGCCCATCCGAAGCACGTATTGAAGAAACCCTCCTCCTCATCCGAAGAAGGGGTTGTTCCAAAGATAGTGGTGGTGCCTCCCGACGCAGAACTCCAACGTGGGAAGATCTATTTTCTCATGCCCATCCCCCCACCACCCGAAAAGACTCGATCGAGATCGTCGACACGGAAGAAGAGAAGAGATTCCGAAAGCAACAACACCAACACCCACCACCACCACAGCAACACCGCCAACAACACCATATCAATGACAAACCTTCTCATTTCTGATCGGTACTTGAGTGAAATCCTTTCGGAGAAGATATCAACACAGAGGGATCGAAGGCGGGGGCGTGTGGGTGTGTGGAGGCCTCATTTAGAAAGCATCTCCGAGACACCAAGTGATCTGTGA
- the LOC100260025 gene encoding trihelix transcription factor ENAP1 isoform X5, with translation MGDLTDSLPPSTAPQRSAPFREDCWSEDATSTLVDAWGRRYIELNRGNLRQKDWQEVADAVNARHGHVKKARRTDVQCKNRIDTIKKKYKIEKARVTTSNGALTSSWPFFSRLDALIGPTLSAKKPSSASPPLALPLPYWKTPSPAAPSASVGALPQKRPMPAVDDSYFRRNYSAVAAAAAAEAVDEDEDEEEEEEESRWSAERSGDVDGMRQLARAIERFGEIYEKVEAEKQKQMFELEKQRMQFAKDVEFQRMKMFMDTQVQLEKIKRAKRSGLNGC, from the exons ATGGGTGACCTCACCGATTCTCTCCCCCCCTCCACCGCCCCTCAGCGTTCAGCCCCCTTTCGCGAGGATTGCTGGAGCGAGGACGCCACTTCCACTCTTGTCGACGCCTGGGGCCGCCGTTACATAGAACTCAATCGCGGTAACCTCCGTCAGAAGGACTGGCAGGAGGTGGCTGATGCCGTTAACGCACGTCATGGCCATGTGAAGAAGGCTCGCCGGACGGATGTTCAATGCAAGAACCGTATCGACACCATTAAGAAAAAGTACAAGATCGAGAAAGCTAGGGTTACCACTTCCAATGGAGCCCTAACCAGTTCCTGGCCTTTCTTTTCCCGCTTGGATGCCCTAATCGGACCCACCTTGTCCGCAAAGAAGCCTTCCTCGGCTTCTCCGCCATTAGCCCTTCCTTTGCCCTACTGGAAGACGCCTTCTCCGGCAGCCCCATCGGCGTCCGTTGGGGCTCTGCCGCAGAAACGCCCGATGCCGGCTGTTGATGATTCGTATTTTCGCCGCAACTATTCGGCCGTTGCAGCGGCGGCAGCGGCAGAGGCAGTGGACGAGGACGAGGACgaggaagaggaggaagaagagtCGAGGTGGAGCGCTGAGCGCAGCGGGGACGTAGATGGGATGAGGCAGTTGGCGCGGGCAATAGAGAGGTTTGGGGAAATATATGAGAAAGTGGAGGCAGAGAAGCAGAAGCAGATGTTTGAATTGGAGAAGCAGCGAATGCAGTTTGCGAAGGATGTGGAGTTTCAGAGGATGAAGATGTTCATGGACACCCAGGTTCAGCTTGAGAAGATCAAGCGAGCCAAGAGGTCGGGTTTGAATG GATGTTAA
- the LOC100260025 gene encoding trihelix transcription factor ENAP1 isoform X2: MGDLTDSLPPSTAPQRSAPFREDCWSEDATSTLVDAWGRRYIELNRGNLRQKDWQEVADAVNARHGHVKKARRTDVQCKNRIDTIKKKYKIEKARVTTSNGALTSSWPFFSRLDALIGPTLSAKKPSSASPPLALPLPYWKTPSPAAPSASVGALPQKRPMPAVDDSYFRRNYSAVAAAAAAEAVDEDEDEEEEEEESRWSAERSGDVDGMRQLARAIERFGEIYEKVEAEKQKQMFELEKQRMQFAKDVEFQRMKMFMDTQVQLEKIKRAKRSGLNGFFSLNGDGVRRTSRLSIECLG, translated from the exons ATGGGTGACCTCACCGATTCTCTCCCCCCCTCCACCGCCCCTCAGCGTTCAGCCCCCTTTCGCGAGGATTGCTGGAGCGAGGACGCCACTTCCACTCTTGTCGACGCCTGGGGCCGCCGTTACATAGAACTCAATCGCGGTAACCTCCGTCAGAAGGACTGGCAGGAGGTGGCTGATGCCGTTAACGCACGTCATGGCCATGTGAAGAAGGCTCGCCGGACGGATGTTCAATGCAAGAACCGTATCGACACCATTAAGAAAAAGTACAAGATCGAGAAAGCTAGGGTTACCACTTCCAATGGAGCCCTAACCAGTTCCTGGCCTTTCTTTTCCCGCTTGGATGCCCTAATCGGACCCACCTTGTCCGCAAAGAAGCCTTCCTCGGCTTCTCCGCCATTAGCCCTTCCTTTGCCCTACTGGAAGACGCCTTCTCCGGCAGCCCCATCGGCGTCCGTTGGGGCTCTGCCGCAGAAACGCCCGATGCCGGCTGTTGATGATTCGTATTTTCGCCGCAACTATTCGGCCGTTGCAGCGGCGGCAGCGGCAGAGGCAGTGGACGAGGACGAGGACgaggaagaggaggaagaagagtCGAGGTGGAGCGCTGAGCGCAGCGGGGACGTAGATGGGATGAGGCAGTTGGCGCGGGCAATAGAGAGGTTTGGGGAAATATATGAGAAAGTGGAGGCAGAGAAGCAGAAGCAGATGTTTGAATTGGAGAAGCAGCGAATGCAGTTTGCGAAGGATGTGGAGTTTCAGAGGATGAAGATGTTCATGGACACCCAGGTTCAGCTTGAGAAGATCAAGCGAGCCAAGAGGTCGGGTTTGAATG GATTCTTCTCACTTAATGGAGATGGAGTTCGAAGGACTTCAAGGTTATCTATTGAATGCTTAGGTTGA
- the LOC100248063 gene encoding peroxisome biogenesis protein 7 — MDPQLWAYGQSGMLVSDCCYPCKQTNISTDLGLSFPQPVQEYPDPQPGSDLPSNQTIPIDNQKRDPKEKESEAANPNSPKPQKTKKMPVFKTPFNGYAVKFSPFYESRLAVATAQNFGILGNGRLHVLELSPAGPISEFASFDTADGVYDVTWSESHESLLIAAVADGSVKLYDLALPPASNPVRSLQEHSREVHSLDFNPVRRDSFLSSSWDDTIKLWTLDRPTSVRTFKEHAYCVYSSVWNPRHADVFASASGDCTIRVWDVREPGSTMILPAHEFEILACDWNKYDDCVLVSASVDKSIKVWDVRNFRIPVSVLNGHSYAVRKVKFSPHRRGAIASCSYDMTVCLWDYMVEDALIGRYDHHTEFAVGVDMSVLVEGLLASTGWDELVYVWQHGTDPRAP; from the coding sequence ATGGACCCGCAGCTGTGGGCCTATGGCCAGTCTGGAATGCTGGTGTCAGACTGTTGCTATCCTTGTAAGCAAACAAACATCTCTACTGATCTCGGTCTATCGTTTCCTCAACCAGTTCAAGAGTATCCAGATCCGCAACCAGGGAGCGATTTACCCAGTAACCAAACAATCCCTATAGATAACCAGAAGAGAGACCCAAAAGAGAAGGAAAGCGAAGCAGCAAATCCCAATTCTCCCAAACCccaaaaaaccaagaaaatgcCAGTCTTCAAAACCCCATTCAACGGCTATGCCGTGAAGTTCAGCCCCTTCTACGAGTCCCGTCTCGCCGTCGCCACCGCCCAGAACTTTGGGATCCTCGGCAACGGCCGCCTCCATGTCCTCGAACTCTCCCCCGCCGGACCTATCTCCGAATTCGCCTCCTTCGACACTGCCGACGGTGTCTACGATGTCACCTGGTCCGAGTCCCACGAATCTCTCCTCATCGCCGCCGTCGCTGACGGCTCTGTCAAGCTCTACGACCTCGCCCTCCCTCCCGCCTCCAATCCTGTTCGCTCCCTCCAAGAACACTCCCGCGAAGTCCACTCCCTCGACTTCAACCCCGTCCGCCGTGACTCCTTTTTGTCTTCTTCTTGGGACGACACCATCAAGCTCTGGACTCTCGATCGACCCACAAGTGTCCGTACTTTCAAGGAGCATGCCTATTGCGTTTACTCTTCCGTTTGGAACCCTCGCCACGCCGATGTCTTTGCCTCCGCCTCCGGCGACTGCACAATCCGGGTATGGGACGTGCGCGAGCCGGGCTCGACTATGATCCTCCCTGCCCACGAATTCGAGATCCTTGCGTGTGATTGGAACAAGTATGATGACTGTGTCTTAGTGTCTGCTTCGGTTGATAAGTCCATTAAGGTGTGGGACGTGAGGAATTTTCGAATTCCGGTCTCTGTGCTCAATGGGCACAGCTATGCTGTTCGGAAGGTGAAATTTTCACCGCATAGGCGGGGTGCGATTGCCTCCTGTTCATATGATATGACTGTTTGTCTGTGGGATTACATGGTTGAGGATGCTCTGATTGGGAGGTATGATCACCACACCGAGTTTGCGGTTGGGGTTGACATGAGTGTGCTTGTAGAGGGGCTTCTTGCAAGTACAGGGTGGGATGAACTTGTGTATGTTTGGCAACATGGAACTGATCCGAGAGCGCCTTAA